In a single window of the Streptomyces sp. NBC_00094 genome:
- a CDS encoding TetR/AcrR family transcriptional regulator: protein MARARRHDPERRERIVDAALRVVGRAGIAGLSHRTVAAEADVPLGSTTYHFASLDELLVAALRKANEGFGRQLRESPALAAPDTDPAAALARLLGEWLGGERVGVELEYELYLAALRRPALRPVAAEWTETVVAALATRTDAATARALVALMDGICLQVLLTDGTYDEEYARAMLARILVPAGGPPL from the coding sequence ATGGCCCGCGCCCGCCGCCACGACCCCGAGCGGCGCGAGCGGATCGTCGACGCCGCCCTCCGGGTCGTCGGCCGGGCCGGCATCGCCGGGCTGAGCCACCGCACCGTCGCCGCCGAGGCGGACGTGCCGCTCGGCTCCACCACGTACCACTTCGCCTCCCTCGACGAACTCCTCGTCGCCGCCCTGCGCAAGGCCAACGAGGGCTTCGGGCGGCAGCTCCGCGAGAGCCCCGCCCTCGCCGCGCCGGACACCGACCCCGCCGCCGCGCTCGCCCGGCTCCTGGGGGAGTGGCTGGGCGGCGAACGCGTCGGCGTGGAGCTGGAGTACGAGCTCTACCTCGCCGCCCTGCGCCGCCCCGCCCTGCGCCCGGTCGCCGCCGAGTGGACCGAGACCGTCGTCGCGGCGCTCGCCACCCGGACCGACGCCGCCACCGCGCGGGCCTTGGTCGCCCTCATGGACGGCATCTGCCTCCAGGTGCTGCTCACCGACGGCACGTACGACGAGGAGTACGCGCGCGCGATGCTGGCCCGGATCCTGGTGCCGGCGGGGGGCCCGCCTCTGTAG
- a CDS encoding multidrug efflux SMR transporter: MGYGLLAGAIVAEILATTSMKYSDGFSKLWPSLITCAGYLIAFALLAQALKTLQVGTAYAIWSGVGTAAVATIGILFLGETLSLAKIAGIVLIVAGVAVLNLGGAH; the protein is encoded by the coding sequence ATGGGTTACGGACTGCTGGCGGGCGCCATCGTGGCGGAGATCCTCGCCACCACCTCGATGAAGTACAGCGACGGCTTCTCCAAGCTCTGGCCCTCGCTGATCACCTGCGCGGGCTACCTCATCGCCTTCGCGCTCCTCGCCCAGGCGCTCAAGACGCTCCAGGTCGGCACCGCGTACGCCATCTGGTCCGGGGTCGGCACCGCCGCCGTCGCCACGATCGGCATCCTCTTCCTCGGTGAGACCCTCAGCCTCGCCAAGATCGCCGGGATCGTCCTCATCGTCGCCGGTGTCGCTGTCCTCAACCTCGGCGGCGCGCACTGA
- a CDS encoding oxidoreductase — translation MTIPPGPPYGYGYGYPPPPPPPQPGVIPLAPLGLGAVLSGAFSAFGRHWKQLIGVTAAVYGSALLLVAAALLIAYAAVSDRFPAVFDLPAGQDPQWVDLRPLIIAFTCVWVVGLLAALGANAVMAAACPAVIQEAVLGRPTTFGALWRRSWSRMPAVLGTVLLTSVALMLPVVLFLLAFFGLFLALLTDLGDLDGTPLEGDWSLPATAAMLLALLVTPLALWIWIKFSLAPAAAVMEGQGVFASMRRSSALIRGSWWRVFGILLLVGLITTVASWLIQQLLSTVAWIPMAGVGFTGGDAAALITGLSVTFTLVIIGQLISQLIVSVFPPLVTALLYVDQRIRKENLAPELARAAGLA, via the coding sequence ATGACGATTCCCCCAGGTCCGCCCTACGGCTACGGATACGGCTACCCGCCGCCGCCCCCGCCGCCGCAGCCCGGCGTGATACCCCTGGCGCCGCTCGGCCTCGGCGCCGTCCTCTCGGGTGCCTTCTCCGCCTTCGGCCGCCACTGGAAGCAGCTGATCGGCGTCACCGCCGCCGTCTACGGCTCGGCACTCCTGCTGGTGGCAGCGGCCCTGCTCATCGCGTACGCGGCCGTGAGCGACCGCTTCCCCGCCGTGTTCGACCTGCCGGCCGGCCAGGATCCGCAGTGGGTCGACCTCCGGCCGCTGATCATCGCCTTCACCTGCGTCTGGGTCGTCGGCCTGCTCGCGGCCCTCGGCGCCAACGCGGTGATGGCCGCGGCCTGCCCGGCCGTGATCCAGGAGGCCGTCCTCGGCCGCCCGACCACCTTCGGCGCACTGTGGCGCCGGTCCTGGTCCCGGATGCCGGCCGTCCTGGGCACGGTGCTCCTGACGAGCGTCGCCCTGATGCTCCCGGTCGTGCTCTTCCTCCTGGCCTTCTTCGGCCTGTTCCTGGCGCTGCTCACCGACCTGGGCGACCTGGACGGCACACCTCTGGAGGGCGACTGGTCCCTGCCGGCCACGGCGGCCATGCTCCTGGCCCTGCTCGTCACGCCGCTCGCGCTCTGGATCTGGATCAAGTTCAGCCTGGCCCCCGCGGCCGCCGTGATGGAGGGGCAGGGCGTCTTCGCCTCGATGCGCCGCTCCTCGGCCCTGATCCGCGGCTCCTGGTGGCGCGTCTTCGGCATCCTGCTGCTCGTCGGGCTCATCACCACCGTCGCGAGCTGGCTGATCCAGCAGCTCCTCTCCACGGTGGCGTGGATTCCGATGGCGGGCGTCGGCTTCACCGGCGGCGACGCCGCCGCGCTGATCACCGGCCTCTCCGTGACCTTCACGCTGGTGATCATCGGACAGCTGATCAGCCAGCTGATCGTCTCCGTCTTCCCCCCGCTGGTGACCGCCCTGCTCTACGTCGACCAGCGGATCCGCAAGGAGAACCTGGCCCCGGAGCTCGCCCGCGCGGCCGGCCTCGCCTAG
- a CDS encoding metal-sulfur cluster assembly factor — translation MTENAEATMKPATEEEVREALYDVVDPELGIDVVNLGLIYGIHIDDSNVATLDMTLTSAACPLTDVIEDQAKSATDGIVNELKINWVWMPPWGPDKITDDGREQLRALGFNV, via the coding sequence ATGACCGAGAACGCTGAGGCCACGATGAAGCCGGCCACCGAGGAAGAAGTCCGTGAGGCGCTGTACGACGTCGTCGACCCCGAGCTGGGCATCGACGTGGTCAACCTCGGGCTGATCTACGGCATCCACATCGACGACTCGAACGTCGCGACGCTGGACATGACCCTGACGTCGGCGGCCTGTCCGCTGACCGATGTGATCGAGGACCAGGCGAAGTCGGCGACGGACGGCATCGTCAACGAGCTGAAGATCAACTGGGTCTGGATGCCGCCGTGGGGTCCGGACAAGATCACGGACGACGGCCGCGAGCAGCTGCGCGCACTCGGCTTCAACGTCTGA
- the sufU gene encoding Fe-S cluster assembly sulfur transfer protein SufU has product MKLDSMYQDVILDHYKHPHGRGLRDGDAEVHHVNPTCGDEITLRVKYEGSRIADVSYEGQGCSISQASASVLNELLVGKELAEAQKIQGTFLELMQSKGQIEPDDAMEEVLEDAVAFAGVSKYPARVKCALLSWMAWKDATAQALGDAERKSA; this is encoded by the coding sequence GTGAAGCTGGATTCGATGTACCAGGACGTCATCCTGGACCATTACAAGCACCCCCACGGGCGCGGTCTTCGGGACGGCGATGCCGAGGTGCACCACGTCAATCCGACGTGCGGCGACGAGATCACGCTCCGCGTGAAGTACGAGGGCTCGCGCATCGCGGACGTCTCGTACGAGGGTCAGGGCTGCTCGATCAGCCAGGCTTCGGCCTCGGTCCTGAACGAGCTGCTCGTCGGCAAGGAGCTGGCCGAGGCGCAGAAGATCCAGGGCACCTTCCTGGAGCTGATGCAGTCCAAGGGCCAGATCGAGCCCGACGACGCGATGGAGGAGGTCCTGGAGGACGCGGTCGCGTTCGCGGGCGTCTCCAAGTACCCGGCCCGTGTGAAGTGCGCGCTGCTCAGCTGGATGGCGTGGAAGGACGCGACCGCCCAGGCGCTGGGTGACGCGGAGAGGAAGTCGGCATGA
- a CDS encoding cysteine desulfurase — MTSAHQGLSGLLDTEAIRKDFPLLDRVVHDGKKIVYLDSAATSQKPRQVLDALNEYYEQHNANVHRGVYLVAEEATALYEGARDKIAAFINAPSRDEVIFTKNASESLNLVANMLGWADEPYRVDHETEIAITEMEHHSNIVPWQLLSQRTGAKLKWFGLTDDGRLDLSNIEEVITEKTKIVSFTLVSNLLGTINPVETIIRRAQEVGALVCIDASQAAPHMVLDVQALQADFVAFTGHKMCGPTGIGVLWGRQELLEDLPPFLGGGEMIETVSMHSSTYAPAPHKFEAGTPPIAQAVGLGAAVDYLSAIGMENIARHEHAITEYAVRRLQEVPDLRIIGPTTAEDRGAAISFTLGDIHPHDVGQVLDEEGIAVRVGHHCARPVCLRYGIPATTRASFYLYSTPAEVDALVAGLEHVRNFFG, encoded by the coding sequence GTGACATCTGCCCATCAGGGGCTCTCCGGCCTCCTCGACACCGAGGCGATCCGCAAGGACTTCCCGCTCCTGGATCGCGTGGTCCACGACGGCAAGAAGATCGTGTACCTGGACTCCGCGGCGACCTCGCAGAAGCCGCGCCAGGTCCTCGACGCGCTGAACGAGTACTACGAGCAGCACAACGCCAACGTGCACCGCGGCGTCTACCTGGTCGCCGAGGAGGCGACGGCGCTGTACGAGGGCGCCCGCGACAAGATCGCGGCGTTCATCAACGCGCCGAGCCGCGACGAGGTGATCTTCACCAAGAACGCCTCGGAGTCGCTCAACCTCGTGGCCAACATGCTGGGCTGGGCCGACGAGCCCTACCGCGTGGACCACGAGACCGAGATCGCCATCACGGAGATGGAGCACCACTCCAACATCGTGCCGTGGCAGCTGCTCTCGCAGCGCACGGGCGCGAAGCTGAAGTGGTTCGGCCTGACCGACGACGGCCGTCTCGACCTCTCGAACATCGAAGAGGTCATCACCGAGAAGACCAAGATCGTCTCGTTCACGCTGGTCTCGAACCTGCTGGGCACGATCAACCCGGTCGAGACGATCATCCGCCGTGCCCAGGAGGTCGGTGCGCTCGTCTGCATCGACGCCTCCCAGGCGGCCCCGCACATGGTCCTGGACGTGCAGGCGCTCCAGGCCGACTTCGTGGCCTTCACCGGCCACAAGATGTGCGGCCCGACCGGCATCGGTGTGCTGTGGGGACGGCAGGAGCTCCTGGAGGACCTCCCGCCCTTCCTCGGCGGCGGCGAGATGATCGAGACCGTTTCGATGCACTCCTCGACCTACGCTCCGGCTCCGCACAAGTTCGAGGCGGGTACGCCCCCGATCGCCCAGGCCGTCGGCCTCGGCGCGGCCGTGGACTACCTGTCGGCGATCGGCATGGAGAACATCGCGCGCCACGAGCACGCGATCACCGAGTACGCCGTCCGGCGTCTCCAGGAAGTCCCGGACCTGCGGATCATCGGCCCCACCACGGCCGAGGACCGCGGCGCTGCGATCTCCTTCACGCTCGGCGACATCCACCCGCACGACGTGGGTCAGGTGCTCGACGAGGAGGGCATCGCGGTCCGCGTCGGCCACCACTGTGCGCGGCCGGTCTGCCTGCGGTACGGAATTCCTGCGACCACGCGGGCGTCGTTCTATCTGTACTCCACCCCGGCCGAGGTCGACGCCTTGGTCGCGGGTCTGGAGCACGTACGGAACTTCTTCGGGTAG
- the sufC gene encoding Fe-S cluster assembly ATPase SufC: MATLEIRNLHVSVEAENGPREILKGVDLTIKQGETHAVMGPNGSGKSTLAYSLAGHPKYTVTGGTVTLDGEDVLEMSVDERARAGVFLAMQYPVEVPGVSVSNFLRTSATAIRGEAPKLRTWVKEVKSAMEQLQMDPAFAERNVNEGFSGGEKKRHEILQLELLKPKIAILDETDSGLDVDALRQVSEGVNRVRETGEVGTLLITHYTRILRYIKPDFVHVFSEGRIVESGGAELADKLENEGYEAYSTKGGASA, encoded by the coding sequence ATGGCAACGCTTGAAATCCGCAACCTGCACGTCTCCGTCGAGGCCGAGAACGGCCCCCGCGAGATCCTCAAGGGTGTCGACCTGACCATCAAGCAGGGCGAGACCCACGCCGTCATGGGCCCCAACGGCTCCGGCAAGTCGACCCTGGCGTACTCGCTCGCCGGCCACCCGAAGTACACGGTCACCGGCGGCACCGTCACCCTCGACGGTGAGGACGTCCTGGAGATGTCGGTCGACGAGCGCGCCCGCGCCGGCGTCTTCCTGGCCATGCAGTACCCGGTCGAGGTCCCCGGTGTCTCGGTCTCCAACTTCCTGCGCACCTCCGCCACCGCCATCCGCGGCGAGGCCCCCAAGCTGCGCACCTGGGTGAAGGAGGTCAAGTCCGCGATGGAGCAGCTCCAGATGGACCCGGCCTTCGCCGAGCGCAACGTCAACGAGGGCTTCTCCGGCGGTGAGAAGAAGCGCCACGAGATCCTCCAGCTGGAGCTCCTCAAGCCGAAGATCGCGATCCTCGACGAGACCGACTCCGGCCTGGACGTCGACGCGCTGCGCCAGGTCTCCGAGGGCGTCAACCGCGTCCGCGAGACCGGTGAGGTCGGCACCCTGCTGATCACGCACTACACGCGCATCCTGCGCTACATCAAGCCCGACTTCGTTCACGTCTTCTCCGAGGGCCGCATCGTCGAGTCCGGCGGCGCCGAGCTCGCCGACAAGCTGGAGAACGAGGGCTACGAGGCCTACAGCACGAAGGGTGGCGCATCCGCGTGA
- a CDS encoding bifunctional 3-phenylpropionate/cinnamic acid dioxygenase ferredoxin subunit, translated as MAFVRVCALSELEADTPKRVEVDGTPVSVVHTEGEVFAINDICSHANVSLSEGEVEDCAIECWLHGSSFDLRTGKPSGLPATRPVPVYPVKIEGDDVLVSVTQES; from the coding sequence ATGGCCTTCGTCCGAGTCTGCGCGCTGAGCGAGCTGGAGGCCGACACCCCGAAGCGGGTCGAGGTCGACGGCACGCCGGTGTCGGTCGTGCACACCGAGGGCGAGGTGTTCGCGATCAACGACATCTGCTCGCACGCGAACGTCTCCCTCTCGGAGGGCGAGGTCGAGGACTGCGCCATCGAGTGCTGGCTGCACGGGTCGAGCTTCGACCTCCGCACCGGGAAGCCCTCCGGCCTTCCCGCGACGCGCCCCGTGCCCGTATACCCCGTAAAGATCGAAGGGGACGATGTGCTCGTCTCCGTCACCCAGGAGTCCTGA
- the sufD gene encoding Fe-S cluster assembly protein SufD translates to MAEAQNIPAGSTTAGSIAVAAESTVATRMSAPPSFDVADFPVPHGREEEWRFTPLARLRGLHDGTAVASGEGVKVEIEAPEGVTVETVGREDERLGKAGKPVDRVAAQAYSSFEKASVVTVAKEAVLTEPIRIAVHGQGGVAFGHQVIELGAFAEAVVVIDHTGDAVLAANVDYVLGDGAKLTVVSVQDWDEKAVHVAQHNALVGRDASFKSVIVTFGGDVVRIHPRVSYAAPGGEAELFGLYFTDAGQHQEHRLLVDHNTPHCKSNVAYKGALQGQDAHAVWIGDVLIQAAAEGTDTYELNRNLVLTDGARVDSVPNLEIETGEIAGAGHASATGRFDDEQLFYLMSRGIPQTEARRLVVRGFFAELVQQIGLPDVQERLLAKIEAELEASV, encoded by the coding sequence ATGGCTGAGGCTCAGAACATCCCGGCGGGCTCCACCACCGCCGGCTCGATCGCGGTGGCCGCCGAGTCCACCGTCGCCACGCGCATGAGCGCGCCCCCGTCCTTCGACGTCGCGGACTTCCCCGTCCCGCACGGCCGTGAGGAGGAGTGGCGGTTCACGCCGCTGGCGCGGCTGCGCGGCCTTCACGACGGCACCGCCGTCGCGTCCGGTGAGGGCGTCAAGGTCGAGATCGAGGCGCCCGAGGGCGTCACCGTGGAGACCGTCGGTCGCGAGGACGAGCGCCTCGGCAAGGCCGGCAAGCCCGTCGACCGCGTCGCCGCCCAGGCGTACTCCTCCTTCGAGAAGGCCTCGGTCGTCACCGTCGCCAAGGAGGCCGTCCTCACCGAGCCGATCCGCATCGCGGTGCACGGCCAGGGTGGCGTCGCCTTCGGCCACCAGGTGATCGAGCTCGGTGCCTTCGCCGAGGCCGTCGTGGTCATCGACCACACCGGTGACGCGGTGCTCGCCGCCAACGTCGACTACGTCCTCGGCGACGGCGCCAAGCTGACCGTCGTCTCCGTCCAGGACTGGGACGAGAAGGCCGTCCACGTCGCCCAGCACAACGCGCTGGTCGGCCGCGACGCCTCCTTCAAGTCGGTGATCGTCACCTTCGGCGGCGACGTCGTCCGCATCCACCCCCGTGTGTCGTACGCGGCCCCCGGCGGCGAGGCGGAGCTCTTCGGCCTGTACTTCACCGACGCCGGCCAGCACCAGGAGCACCGCCTCCTGGTCGACCACAACACCCCGCACTGCAAGTCGAACGTGGCCTACAAGGGCGCGCTGCAGGGCCAGGACGCGCACGCCGTCTGGATCGGTGACGTCCTCATCCAGGCCGCCGCCGAGGGCACCGACACGTACGAGCTCAACCGGAACCTGGTCCTCACGGACGGCGCCCGGGTCGACTCCGTCCCGAACCTGGAGATCGAGACCGGCGAGATCGCCGGCGCCGGTCACGCCTCGGCCACCGGCCGGTTCGACGACGAGCAGCTCTTCTACCTGATGTCCCGCGGTATCCCGCAGACCGAGGCCCGTCGCCTCGTCGTCCGCGGCTTCTTCGCGGAGCTGGTCCAGCAGATCGGTCTGCCGGACGTCCAGGAGCGTCTCCTCGCCAAGATCGAGGCCGAGCTGGAGGCCTCCGTCTGA
- the sufB gene encoding Fe-S cluster assembly protein SufB yields the protein MTTEISHPELEGLGRYEYGWADSDTAGATAKRGLNEDVVRDISSKKNEPEWMLKLRLKGLRLFGKKPMPTWGSDLSGIDFDNIKYFVRSTEKQAESWEDLPEDIKNTYDKLGIPEAEKQRLVAGVAAQYESEVVYHQIREDLEEQGVIFVDTDTALKEHAELFKEYFGTVIPVGDNKFASLNTAVWSGGSFIYVPKGVQVEIPLQAYFRINTENMGQFERTLIIVDEDAYVHYVEGCTAPIYSSDSLHSAVVEIIVKKGGRCRYTTIQNWSNNVYNLVTKRAVAYEGATMEWVDGNIGSKVTMKYPAVYLMGEHAKGETLSIAFAGEGQHQDAGAKMVHMAPNTSSNIVSKSVARGGGRTSYRGLIEIGEGAPGSKSNVLCDALLVDTISRSDTYPYVDVREDDVSMGHEATVSKVSEDQLFYLMSRGMTEFEAMAMIVRGFVEPIAKELPMEYALELNRLIELQMEGSVG from the coding sequence ATGACCACCGAGATCAGCCACCCCGAGCTTGAGGGCCTGGGTCGGTACGAGTACGGCTGGGCCGACTCCGACACGGCCGGTGCCACGGCCAAGCGCGGTCTGAACGAGGACGTCGTCCGCGACATCTCCTCGAAGAAGAACGAGCCCGAGTGGATGCTGAAGCTGCGTCTCAAGGGTCTGCGGCTCTTCGGTAAGAAGCCCATGCCGACCTGGGGCTCCGACCTCTCCGGCATCGACTTCGACAACATCAAGTACTTCGTGCGGTCCACCGAGAAGCAGGCCGAGTCCTGGGAGGACCTGCCGGAGGACATCAAGAACACGTACGACAAGCTCGGCATCCCGGAGGCGGAGAAGCAGCGCCTCGTCGCCGGTGTCGCCGCCCAGTACGAGTCCGAGGTCGTCTACCACCAGATCCGCGAGGACCTGGAGGAGCAGGGCGTCATCTTCGTCGACACCGACACGGCGCTGAAGGAGCACGCGGAGCTCTTCAAGGAGTACTTCGGCACCGTCATCCCGGTCGGCGACAACAAGTTCGCCTCGCTGAACACGGCCGTGTGGTCCGGTGGCTCGTTCATCTACGTGCCGAAGGGCGTGCAGGTCGAGATCCCGCTCCAGGCCTACTTCCGTATCAACACGGAGAACATGGGCCAGTTCGAGCGGACGCTGATCATCGTCGACGAGGACGCCTACGTCCACTATGTCGAGGGCTGCACCGCGCCGATCTACTCCTCGGACTCGCTGCACAGCGCCGTCGTCGAGATCATCGTGAAGAAGGGCGGCCGCTGCCGCTACACGACCATCCAGAACTGGTCGAACAACGTCTACAACCTGGTGACCAAGCGCGCCGTCGCCTACGAGGGCGCCACCATGGAGTGGGTCGACGGCAACATCGGCTCCAAGGTCACCATGAAGTACCCGGCCGTCTACCTCATGGGCGAGCACGCCAAGGGCGAGACGCTGTCCATCGCCTTCGCGGGCGAGGGCCAGCACCAGGACGCCGGCGCCAAGATGGTGCACATGGCTCCGAACACCTCCTCCAACATCGTCTCCAAGTCGGTGGCGCGAGGCGGCGGCCGCACCTCCTACCGCGGTCTCATCGAGATCGGCGAGGGTGCTCCGGGCTCCAAGTCCAACGTGCTCTGCGACGCGCTGCTCGTCGACACGATCTCCCGCTCCGACACGTACCCCTACGTGGACGTGCGCGAGGACGACGTCTCCATGGGCCACGAGGCCACCGTCTCCAAGGTCTCCGAGGACCAGCTCTTCTACCTGATGAGCCGCGGCATGACCGAGTTCGAGGCCATGGCGATGATCGTGCGCGGCTTCGTGGAGCCCATCGCCAAGGAGCTCCCGATGGAGTACGCCCTGGAGCTCAACCGGCTGATCGAGCTGCAGATGGAAGGCTCGGTCGGCTAA
- a CDS encoding metalloregulator ArsR/SmtB family transcription factor, which produces MKNVGAAPVEELATRERSTRNRVARSILDHGPSTVADLAERLRLTQAAVRRHLDSLVADNVVEAREKRVYGTRARGRPAKIFALTDCGRDEFDQSYDSLAVEALRWIERNAGGEEAVAAFARDRIEAQGDTYREAVDSADPARRTEALAKALTADGYAATARNAPVGEQLCQHHCPVAHVAEQYPQLCEAETEFFSRLLGTHVQRLATIAHGDGVCTTFIPHSAPQTSSPASVSTAGRNPA; this is translated from the coding sequence GTGAAAAACGTTGGCGCGGCTCCGGTGGAGGAACTCGCGACCCGAGAGCGTTCGACGCGCAACCGGGTCGCGCGGTCGATCCTGGACCACGGTCCCTCGACCGTCGCCGACCTTGCCGAGCGACTGCGCCTCACCCAGGCCGCCGTCCGCCGCCACCTCGACTCGCTGGTCGCCGACAATGTCGTCGAAGCCCGCGAGAAGCGCGTCTACGGGACCCGGGCCCGCGGTCGCCCCGCGAAGATCTTCGCGCTCACCGACTGCGGCCGCGACGAGTTCGACCAGTCGTACGACTCCCTGGCCGTCGAGGCGCTCCGCTGGATCGAGCGCAACGCCGGTGGGGAGGAGGCCGTCGCCGCCTTCGCCCGCGACCGGATCGAGGCCCAGGGCGACACGTACCGGGAAGCCGTCGACTCGGCGGACCCCGCCCGGAGGACCGAGGCACTTGCCAAGGCCCTGACGGCGGACGGGTACGCTGCCACTGCGCGGAACGCGCCGGTCGGCGAGCAGCTCTGCCAGCACCACTGCCCGGTCGCCCACGTCGCCGAGCAGTATCCGCAGCTGTGCGAGGCGGAGACGGAGTTCTTCTCCCGCCTCCTGGGAACGCACGTCCAGCGTCTGGCCACCATCGCGCATGGTGACGGCGTCTGCACGACGTTCATCCCGCACAGCGCCCCACAGACCAGTTCACCAGCATCTGTCAGTACGGCCGGGAGGAACCCCGCATGA
- a CDS encoding ABC transporter ATP-binding protein — protein sequence MGNESVDSAVRVRGLVKRYGDKTAVDGLDLDVRAGTVTAVLGPNGAGKTTTIETCEGYRRPDGGTVRVLGLDPVADAAALRPRIGVMLQSGGVYSGARADEMLRHMAKLHAHPLDVGALIERLGLGSCGRTTYRRLSGGQQQRLALAMAVVGRPELVFLDEPTAGLDPQARRATWDLVRELRADGVTVVLTTHFMQEAEELADDVAIVDAGRIAAQGSPEQLCRGGAENTLRFTGRPGLDLGSLLKALPDGTAAAEPLPGTYRITGTVDPQLLATVTTWCAQHGVMPEGISVERHTLEDVFLELTGKELRS from the coding sequence ATGGGAAATGAGTCCGTCGACAGCGCCGTCCGCGTACGCGGCCTGGTCAAGCGGTACGGAGACAAGACCGCGGTCGACGGCCTCGACCTCGACGTGCGGGCGGGCACCGTCACGGCCGTCCTCGGCCCCAACGGGGCCGGCAAGACCACCACGATCGAGACCTGCGAGGGCTACCGCAGACCCGACGGCGGCACCGTCCGCGTCCTCGGCCTCGACCCGGTCGCCGACGCCGCCGCCCTGCGCCCCCGGATCGGCGTGATGCTCCAGTCCGGCGGCGTCTACTCCGGGGCCCGCGCCGACGAGATGCTCCGCCACATGGCGAAGCTGCACGCCCATCCGCTGGACGTCGGCGCCCTGATCGAGCGCCTGGGCCTCGGCTCCTGCGGCCGCACCACCTACCGCCGGCTCTCCGGCGGCCAGCAGCAGCGCCTCGCGCTCGCCATGGCCGTCGTCGGCCGCCCCGAGCTCGTCTTCCTCGACGAACCGACCGCCGGACTCGACCCGCAGGCCCGCCGCGCCACCTGGGACCTCGTCCGCGAGCTGCGCGCCGACGGCGTCACGGTCGTCCTCACCACCCACTTCATGCAGGAGGCCGAGGAGCTCGCCGACGACGTCGCCATCGTCGACGCCGGCCGGATCGCCGCCCAGGGCAGCCCCGAGCAGCTCTGCCGCGGCGGCGCCGAGAACACCCTGCGCTTCACCGGCCGCCCCGGCCTCGACCTGGGCTCCCTGCTCAAGGCCCTGCCGGACGGCACGGCCGCGGCGGAACCCCTCCCCGGCACGTACCGGATCACCGGCACCGTCGACCCGCAGCTGCTCGCCACGGTCACCACCTGGTGCGCCCAGCACGGCGTCATGCCCGAGGGCATCTCCGTCGAGCGCCACACCCTCGAAGACGTCTTCCTCGAACTCACGGGCAAGGAACTGCGGTCATGA
- a CDS encoding ABC transporter permease → MSTGTYSPKPGAAPVGRMIAAQTALEARMLLRNGEQLLLTVIIPSLLLVLFSTVDIVDTGAGEAVDFLAPGVLALAVLSTAFTGQAIATGFERRYGVLKRLGASPLPRWALMTAKTLAVLVTEVLQVALLTAIALALGWSPQGDPFSVLLLLVLGTAAFSGLGLLMAGTLKAEATLAAANLVFLLLLVGGGVIVPLEKFPEPARSVLELLPISALSDGLRDVLQNGASMPWGNALILAVWGVLGLGAAAKFFRWE, encoded by the coding sequence ATGAGCACGGGTACGTACTCCCCGAAGCCCGGCGCGGCCCCCGTCGGCCGGATGATCGCGGCGCAGACGGCCCTGGAGGCCCGGATGCTGCTGCGCAACGGCGAGCAGCTGCTCCTCACGGTGATCATCCCCTCGCTGCTCCTCGTCCTGTTCTCCACGGTCGACATCGTCGACACGGGTGCCGGAGAGGCCGTCGACTTCCTCGCCCCGGGCGTCCTCGCGCTCGCCGTGCTCTCCACCGCCTTCACCGGCCAGGCCATCGCGACCGGTTTCGAACGGCGTTACGGGGTGCTCAAGCGACTGGGCGCGTCACCGCTCCCCCGCTGGGCGCTCATGACCGCCAAGACGCTCGCCGTCCTCGTCACCGAGGTGCTCCAGGTCGCGCTCCTCACGGCGATCGCCCTGGCGCTCGGCTGGTCCCCGCAGGGCGACCCCTTCTCCGTCCTGCTGCTCCTGGTCCTCGGCACGGCCGCCTTCTCGGGCCTCGGGCTGCTCATGGCGGGCACGCTCAAGGCGGAGGCCACCCTGGCCGCCGCCAACCTGGTCTTCCTGCTGCTCCTGGTGGGCGGCGGGGTCATCGTGCCGCTGGAGAAGTTCCCGGAGCCGGCCCGCTCGGTCCTGGAGCTGCTCCCCATCTCCGCCCTCTCCGACGGCCTGCGGGACGTCCTCCAGAACGGCGCCTCGATGCCCTGGGGCAACGCGCTGATCCTGGCCGTCTGGGGCGTGCTCGGCCTCGGCGCGGCGGCGAAGTTCTTCCGCTGGGAGTAG